Proteins from one Carassius auratus strain Wakin unplaced genomic scaffold, ASM336829v1 scaf_tig00011088, whole genome shotgun sequence genomic window:
- the LOC113072955 gene encoding uncharacterized protein LOC113072955, translating into MTTSQEKIQLVCVFCKKPKHSLHKCRSFLEKAVSDRVSFIKSERLCFGCLKPGHHSKSCTNRNICERCSKGHPTCLHEDRVKDKGEQRQPIANPNPSNERSSQSDRVQEQVTAMATTNRVASQENNTQTAAIIPVWLSSSTKHKEVLVYALLDSQSDTTFVLSEVAKLLETNQEPVKLELSTMSSQTTVVQSDRLQNLQVRGLYSSKIITLPPTYTREFIPANKAHIPTNETAKAWPHLEHLQSEIAPLQDCEVGLLIGYNCSQALLPREIVSGKEGEPYAQRTDLGWSIVGQTNHCLNYGDAIGISHRIIVKKVIPELKPSLKLQNKVHYVNRTTVKDITPSDIIKALEGDFSERAIEGNPVSQEDLKFLTKLKENITQNESGHYEMPLPFRDKRPTLPDNRICAMHRLKCLKRRLKKDKSYYNDYTNFMDDIISRGDAERVPDKELNNTPAWYIPHHGVYHPHKPGRIRVVFDASAKYQDTSLNDHLLTGPDLTNTLVGVLCRFRRSSVAFMCDIERMFHQFHVTKEDQYYLRFLWWEKGDLEASPSVYRMKVHLFGAASSPGCANFGLKHLAAQGQGQFKENTIHFIQRNFYVDDGLASVPTEREAIQLIKDSRELCSKGKLRLHKFVCNSERVMSTIPEEECATVKDLDLSLSLPRIERALGVEWCVTSDTFKFRVQVKLNPLTRRGVLSTVASIYDPLGFIAPFVLLGKQILQQMCKDKVGWDHELPEHLKPQWESWIKDLPSLANMQIQRCFIPTDFGQVKSYELHHFADASVNGYGACTYLRAINQSDQVHCCLVMAKSRVTPTSVTTIPRLELSAAVVAVRVSDLLRTELEIPYIAEFFWTDSTVVLGYINNDAKRFQVFVANRIQRIKSSTKPEQWAYVASEQNPADYVSRGLTAEQLKSSEWFEGPAFLWEKNIPDRDVKVGEIRENDPELRKASVYTINAKEEQTIFSRFEKFSEWSRLIRAFAILRRKVKEHKGDIQRIKESTTLEERKETELFIIKIVQEKVFAEEIKSLKSKKTVSKTTNHNLYKLSPFLDEKGILRVGGRLGQAVLHPHVKHPAILPKDSHISTLLIRHFHTKVQHQGRGMTMNELRANGWWILGSSRAVSSYIFKCVRCRKYRRKTEHQSMGDLPVERTESTPPFTYVGMDCFGPIYVKDGRKELKRYGLILTCLCSRAIHIEVVDDLSTDAFLNALRAFIAIRGNVRQLRCDRGTNFIGAQRELADLMKEMNQEKVKALGCEFLMIPPSASHMGGIWERQIRTIRSVLSAILDQSAKRLDSTSLRTLLYEVMAIVNSRPLSIEHLSDPTGPEPLTPNHILTMKSTIVQPPPGEFMKEDLYLQKRWRRVQYLANEFWIRWRKEYLLNLQPRQKWNVHRRNLKINDVVLLQDDMAPRNEWKLAKVTDVYPGTDNKVRKVRLLVSERTYDKHSKLVTKTVSLERPIHKVIVLLEAE; encoded by the coding sequence ATGACGACTTCACAAGAAAAGATACAACTGGTATGTGTATTCTGTAAGAAACCTAAGCACAGTTTACACAAATGCAGAAGTTTTCTGGAAAAGGCTGTGTCAGACAGAGTCAGCTTTATTAAGTCAGAAAGGCTATGTTTTGGTTGTCTCAAACCAGGCCATCATTCGAAGAGCTGTACCAACCGCAATATTTGTGAAAGGTGCAGTAAAGGGCATCCTACTTGTCTTCATGAAGATAGAGTTAAGGACAAAGGAGAACAAAGGCAACCAATAGCTAATCCAAATCCAAGCAACGAAAGGTCAAGTCAAAGCGACCGAGTTCAAGAACAAGTTACAGCCATGGCTACGACTAACCGAGTCGCAAGTCAAGAAAATAACACACAGACAGCTGCAATCATTCCTGTGTGGCTTTCATCTTCCACAAAACACAAAGAAGTTCTTGTGTATGCTTTACTGGACTCGCAAAGCGATACAACCTTTGTTCTCAGTGAAGTTGCAAAGTTACTAGAGACAAACCAAGAACCTGTTAAACTAGAACTGTCTACTATGTCTTCCCAGACTACAGTTGTTCAGTCCGACAGACTTCAAAATCTTCAAGTTCGTGGCCTTTACTCAAGCAAAATAATCACTTTACCTCCTACATACACACGAGAATTCATTCCAGCCAACAAAGCTCACATTCCAACTAATGAAACAGCTAAAGCTTGGCCACATCTGGAACACCTTCAATCAGAAATCGCACCTTTGCAAGATTGCGAGGTAGGATTGTTGATCGGATATAACTGCTCACAAGCTCTTCTGCCGAGAGAGATTGTGTCAGGCAAGGAAGGCGAGCCATACGCTCAGCGCACCGATCTTGGTTGGAGTATAGTTGGACAAACCAATCACTGCCTGAACTATGGAGATGCAATTGGAATTAGTCATCGCATTATTGTCAAGAAAGTCATCCCAGAGCTTAAGCCTTCTCTAAAGCTTCAGAACAAAGTCCACTATGTCAATAGGACAACAGTAAAGGACATCACCCCTTCGGACATTATCAAAGCACTTGAAGGAGACTTCTCTGAAAGAGCCATTGAGGGCAACCCTGTATCACAAGAAGATTTAAAGTTTCTCACAAAACTCAAAGAAAACATCACACAGAATGAGAGCGGCCACTATGAGATGCCACTACCATTTCGTGACAAAAGACCCACATTACCAGACAATAGAATATGTGCAATGCATCGCCTAAAGTGTCTTAAAAGAAGATTAAAGAAAGACAAATCATATTACAATGATTACACAAACTTCATGGATGACATCATCTCAAGAGGAGATGCTGAAAGAGTCCCTGACAAAGAGTTGAATAACACTCCTGCATGGTATATCCCACATCATGGGGTCTATCACCCACACAAACCCGGAAGAATCAGAGTAGTATTTGATGCCTCGGCCAAGTACCAGGATACTTCTCTCAATGACCACCTCTTAACCGGTCCTGACCTGACAAACACATTGGTTGGTGTTCTTTGTCGTTTCCGCAGAAGTTCTGTCGCATTTATGTGTGATATAGAGCGGATGTTTCACCAGTTCCATGTCACAAAAGAAGACCAGTATTACTTAAGGTTTCTTTGGTGGGAGAAGGGAGATTTGGAAGCATCACCATCAGTTTACCGTATGAAGGTCCATCTTTTTGGAGCAGCGTCTTCTCCAGGCTGTGCCAACTTTGGCCTAAAACACCTTGCTGCCCAAGGACAAGGTCAATTCAAAGAAAACACCATACACTTTATACAGAGAAACTTTTATGTTGATGACGGTTTGGCAAGCGTTCCTACTGAAAGGGAAGCCATTCAGCTCATCAAAGACTCAAGAGAGCTCTGTTCCAAAGGAAAGTTAAGACTCCACAAATTTGTGTGTAACAGTGAGAGAGTTATGTCCACTATTCCAGAAGAAGAGTGTGCCACAGTGAAAGACCTTGACCTGTCTTTAAGTTTACCACGCATTGAAAGAGCTCTTGGAGTTGAATGGTGCGTCACTTCAGACACATTCAAATTCAGAGTTCAAGTCAAGTTGAACCCCCTTACAAGAAGAGGTGTACTTTCTACTGTCGCCTCCATTTACGATCCCCTGGGGTTTATTGCACCGTTCGTCCTCTTGGGAAAGCAGATTCTTCAGCAAATGTGCAAGGATAAGGTTGGGTGGGACCACGAGCTTCCAGAGCACTTAAAACCCCAGTGGGAATCCTGGATTAAAGACCTTCCAAGTTTAGCTAACATGCAGATTCAAAGATGTTTCATTCCTACAGATTTCGGTCAGGTTAAAAGCTACGAGCTTCATCACTTCGCAGACGCCAGTGTCAATGGATATGGTGCTTGTACTTACCTGCGAGCCATTAACCAATCAGATCAAGTCCATTGTTGCTTGGTAATGGCCAAGTCAAGAGTCACACCTACTAGTGTCACAACTATCCCTCGACTCGAACTCTCAGCAGCAGTTGTTGCAGTTAGAGTCAGTGATCTACTCAGGACAGAACTTGAAATCCCATACATTGCTGAGTTTTTCTGGACAGACTCCACCGTTGTTCTCGGCTACATAAATAATGATGCCAAAAGGTTTCAAGTCTTCGTAGCGAATCGGATACAAAGGATCAAGTCAAGCACAAAGCCAGAACAATGGGCGTATGTCGCATCAGAGCAGAACCCTGCAGACTACGTTTCTCGAGGCTTAACCGCAGAACAACTGAAGTCCTCTGAATGGTTTGAGGGGCCAGCATTTCTCTGGGAGAAGAACATTCCTGATAGAGATGTTAAGGTGGGAGAGATCAGGGAAAATGATCCAGAACTTCGCAAAGCCTCTGTGTATACCATCAATGCAAAGGAAGAGCAAACTATTTTCAGCAGATTTGAGAAGTTTTCAGAATGGTCCAGATTGATAAGAGCATTTGCAATCTTGAGAAGAAAGGTCAAGGAACACAAGGGTGATATACAAAGGATCAAAGAAAGTACAACTttggaagaaagaaaagaaacagaactGTTTATCATCAAAATTGTTCAAGAGAAAGTTTTCGCAGAAGAGATAAAGAGTCTAAAATCAAAGAAAACAGTTTCCAAGACCACAAATCATAATCTGTACAAACTAAGTCCGTTTCTGGACGAAAAAGGAATCCTCAGAGTGGGTGGACGTTTGGGTCAAGCTGTACTACACCCGCATGTAAAACATCCTGCCATACTTCCCAAGGACAGTCATATTTCAACTTTGCTGATCAGACATTTTCACACGAAGGTTCAACATCAAGGTCGTGGAATGACTATGAATGAGTTGCGTGCAAATGGTTGGTGGATTCTTGGGAGCAGCCGTGCAGTTTCATCATACATCTTCAAATGTGTCAGATGTCGCAAATACAGAAGGAAAACGGAGCATCAAAGTATGGGAGATTTGCCAGTAGAACGAACTGAGTCTACCCCGCCTTTCACTTATGTTGGAATGGATTGCTTTGGACCAATATACGTCAAAGATGGACGAAAGGAGCTCAAGAGATATGGACTCATACTAACCTGTCTATGTTCACGAGCCATACATATTGAAGTAGTAGACGACCTGAGTACAGACGCATTTCTAAATGCTCTGCGAGCATTTATTGCAATAAGAGGAAATGTGCGTCAACTGAGATGTGATAGAGGAACCAATTTCATTGGGGCCCAGAGAGAACTCGCAGATCTCATGAAAGAAATGAATCAGGAGAAGGTAAAAGCGCTTGGATGTGAATTTCTCATGATTCCCCCTTCGGCAAGCCATATGGGTGGAATATGGGAAAGACAGATCAGGACCATCCGTAGTGTTCTTTCAGCCATCCTTGACCAGTCAGCAAAGAGACTCGACAGTACATCCTTGAGAACCTTGTTGTATGAGGTAATGGCGATTGTCAACAGTAGGCCACTTTCCATCGAGCATTTAAGTGATCCAACAGGTCCTGAGCCATTAACGCCCAATCACATTCTCACTATGAAGTCAACCATTGTTCAACCTCCTCCAGGAGAGTTTATGAAAGAAGATTTGTATCTTCAAAAAAGATGGAGAAGAGTACAATATTTAGCCAATGAGTTTTGGATTCGTTGGAGGAAAGAATATTTGCTCAACTTGCAACCAAGACAGAAGTGGAATGTACACAGAAGGAATCTGAAGATAAATGATGTAGTGCTTCTACAAGATGACATGGCACCACGTAATGAATGGAAGCTTGCCAAAGTCACTGATGTCTATCCAGGAACTGATAACAAAGTGAGAAAGGTTCGACTTTTGGTTAGTGAAAGGACATATGACAAGCACAGTAAACTTGTGACTAAGACAGTCTCATTAGAACGACCTATTCATAAGGTCATTGTTTTGCTAGAAGCAGAGTAA